A region of the bacterium genome:
AAAGTTGTATAAAAATAAATAAGCTAATCCTTTTAGCTTGAGTGAAGACGACTTGACCACAAACAGGATAGTAGGTAGGTAAACTTGACCCGTACATACAAATTCACATATAGATATAAGAAAACCAATAATTGCAGCTGATAGAATATAACTTCGCATCTCCATCTTTTGACGGATGATATCATCTATCCTTTTCTTAAAAAATTTAGGTAATTTCAGTTTGGCTTCTTCATAGTTACCGGCTCTTAGTTTAAAGTAATCGTAGATACTTAACCCGCCAAATACTACAGCTAAAATTGCTGTTATAGAAAAAATTGCCTTCCGGAATATTGGGATAAACTCGCAATTTCTTATAAACTGAAATATTCCCATACCAATAAGAAAGTATGTAATAAACACAGAAGAAGTAAAAGTTATACCTGCTAATAGTAACTCCTTGCCCTTTTTACCAATAAATGATAGAAATGATATGAATAGAACAACTGTAGCAATAGCACACGGATTTACTCCATCAATTAGACCTGCAAATATAACAGTTAAAACACCCATCGTATTAAACCTGTCCCTGATATCTATTTCAGATTTATCTTTAACCTCTTTAGCTTCTTCCCAGGGTATTTTTGTCCCACTTATTTTGTATTTTTCAATAAGGTCTATTATCTTTTTTCTGTTAATCTCTTTACCTATCAAAAATTCCTCTCCAATAAAAACTGCTGGAGTGACAAGTCTTCTCTTTTTTGGTACATTGTATAATTGGCACAAGGCTTCGTTTAGCTTTTTATTCTCTATGTCTCCAATATCAAACTTTTTAATTGTAAGATTGGTATACTTACTCTCTAAGTATTTTAGTTCATAATTTATCCTATCGCATTCTCTACACATTTTTTTATAAAAGTAGGCTATATATATCATCTTTGCAGTTGTATCTTGAGTAGGAACAGCTCTTTTCATTTCTATCTCAGGGAACTCGCACCCCGTCTCTCTATACCGCTGAATTATCTTTTCTAAATTCTTCTTTATCTCCTTATCACCACCAAGTATATATTCTCCAACAACTACAACAGGAATTTCATTATTTGTATCTTTGTACTTTTCTTCAAGTCTTACCAGCAGTTCATAGTTATTAGGTTCAGTGATTTCAAAAGATTTCATATTAAGATTATATTTTTGTTTAAGTGGTGTAATAATCTTTTTAATCACTTCTTGACAATACTTACAATCCTCTGAATAAAAGAAATAAAACTTTATCTCAGGGGACTGTCCCCGGATGGGGACTGTCCCCGTTGTAAAAATAAATGTAAATACTAAATACTTTCTCATCAGTATCTCCATCTAATTGCATTACGAGGACAGACTCGCTTACATTCTGCACATCTTATACAATCAATATGATTGAGCTCATCGTATGGCTTAATTCCTGTAGGGCATACATTAACACATAGACCACAATCATCGCAAAGCTTCTTATCTATGCGTAGCCCAATTAAGCTTATTTTATTGAAAATAGAATATATAGCACCCAAAGGACAGGTAGTAATACAAAATGGTCGCTTTGAGATTACAAATAGAAACAAAAATATACATAGAATTGCTACTTTAATCACAAAAAGACTGCCTGAGGTCGCACCTCCAACTAAACTCCTTATCTTTTGACTTGCCAACACTAATGGGACACTAGCTTGCAACGTCCCCTGTGGACACAGTTTTGAAAACCAGTATTCACCAGTAAAATAAGGAATAAGAATAGCTACACTAACAAGCCAAATATACTTGAGATATCGACTCCAATTTGGTAGTCTAATCTTAAACGACCTTATTTTATACATCAAATCTTGCACTAACCCAAACGGACATATAAAGCCACAAGCCATCCTACCAACTAAAGTGCCAAGTAAACCAAGCCAGCCAATAAGATAGAATGGGAACTGTCTAATAACTACAAAGTGCTGTAAGGTCCCAATAGGACAGGCAAAGACTGCGAGGGGACAAGAGTAACAATTTAAACTCGGAACACAAAATCCTTTTAACACCCCTTGATATAGCAACTTACCAGTAAATGCCTGTACATAAGTGTTAGGAATAACAGCACCAAGTATTTGTATTATCCTCCTCTTACTCATTGTCTCTCTCCACTCTCATTCTGAGCGAAGCGAAGAATCTCAATTGATGTAAACTGAGTTCTTTATTCACTGTATTCCAATACAAGCAAGACAAATTGTAATTGCATTATTTAAAACCTCACTAATCTCCTGCCTGAAAATACCAATGATAAACACTGCAAAGAATAAAAGTAGTAAAAAGAAAGAAAATCTCCTTAAGACATGTCTTATTCTCATACTCATCTCTTAATTACATATTAAAATGCAAAATTATAAACCACAAGATTAACACAAGATTAATTCTTTCTCTCTTGTAAAAATCTGTGCAATCTGTGGTTTCTATTTGAATTTTGATTTGTCATTTTTATTTTTGATTTTTGATATTTGATATTAATTCCTACATTTACCTAATTACAATTATTTTCTTTGTTATACTGTTATCACCAGCTATAAGCTTACAGAAATATACACCGGACTCAACCTCATTCCCGGCTAAATCTGTACCATCCCAGGAAACAGCAGTGATTAGTGATAAGTGGTTATCCGAAGGATCCTGTGGAGTGATAAGTGAGAAAGACTTAACTAATCTGCCAGTTAGGTCATAAATTTGTAGTGTAGGGGTTTGATTAATCAAACCCCTACCTAATCCCTGAGCCCTAATAACAGTTTTCTTCCTGAATGGATTAGGATAGACTTCTAATACCTCGTCATCCGGTATTCGGATTTCGGATTTTATCGTCTCTTCTACTCCCTGAGCATCAACCTTTATTAGATAAACATCAAACCCTCCTGCACCATATGAATGAGTCGCTCCAGCTATAATGTAGCCACTATCTTTCGTCTGTGCTACTGAGTTGCCATAGTCATCATCGGTTCCACTGTATGTCTTTGTCCAGATTGTGTCACCAGTTGAATTTACCTTTATTAGATAAACATTACCAAATCCTGCACCGAATGAGTAAGTATATCCAGTTATAATATAGCCACCATCCAATGTTTGTGCTACTGAATAGCCACGGTCAGAATCAGGCCCACCATATGTCTTTTCCCAGCCCGCTACTGCTATCTTGGATAAAAGTGGCAACCAAATTATAGCCACCACTGTCATAGCCTTAGCCATTAGTTTATACATCGTATTACCTCCTTCAGCATGACATAAATCAGAAATCCTAATTTCTAAATTCTAAACAAATCCCAATATCTAAATTCAAAACCCATTTTCTTTCATCTTTTGTTTTGGTCATTCGATATTGTTTAGGATTTAGAATTTCGTGCTTAGGATTTTTCATATACTTTCAAAATCTCTGTAATAACAGGTTTAAACTTTGTATTCTTAGCTATCTTGGTATTAAGTGGTTTCAAGCACAGTAAATAAGCTATTAAAAACACAAATCCACCTATTACACCAAAAGTTTCAGTCCCTATTATTCCCTTTACTACTCCAAACCCTATCCCAAAAGCAACTAATGGAAGGATAAAAAGTAAGAATGCAGAAAGCAAGGTGCTTTTAGGACTCGTCTCTATTCTCACTAACTCATTAACCTTTATAAGTAGGGACACGCCATGGCGTGTCCCTACAACTGCCTCAACTACCATCTTATTTCCGTGAGGATTACAAAACATCCGCGCCGTACACTTCTCACAAAAACCCTTAGGCTCAATCTCTACCTTAGCTAATTTTTCGCCAGAGGTGCAACCTCCTGATATCTCTATAACTCTACCTACTTCTTCCATATCGTTGAGTTATTATTTGCTAAATTCGCTATCATTAGGGTAATTTGTTCATATATAATCTTACTTTAGTGCAGTTCTAAGGTCATTTATTAAATCATTTATATTTTCAATCCCTACCGATAGTCTCAACAGTGTATCTGTAATCCCCATTTGTATACGCTTTTCTACTGGTATTACTGCATGGCTCATTGTTGATGGATGCTCAACAAGTGACTCAACTCCACCAAGACTCTCAGCAAGTGTGAAAACCTTAATCCTTTTAAGAAAACTCTTTACTTCATCAAGTCCGCCGCTAATTTCAAATGATACCATACCACTCATCCCCCTCATTTGCTTTTTAGCAAGCTTATATTGGGGATGTGAGGTTGCACCCTTCGCAGATTTAAGATACGGGAAATAAACCTTTTTAACCTTTGGATGTGAGTTGAGAAACTCAGCTACCTTCATTGCATTGTTAAAATGAGCTTTCATCCTTACTGCAAGCGTTTTAAGTCCCCTCAAAACAAGCCATGAATCAAATGCTCCAGGCACTCCACCAACAGTACCTTGACAGAATTTCAATCTTTTGTAATGCTTTTCATTATTTGTTGTTATTGCACCCCCTATTACATCACTGTGGCCACCAAGATATTTTGTTGTACTATGAACTACAATATCTATACCAAAATCAACAGGTGTCTGAAAGTATGGGGTTGCAAATGTGTTATCAACTACAGTAATTAAGCCATATTTTTTACCTATCTTTGCTACAGCTTCGAGGTCAACAAGCCTCAGCAACGGATTTGTAGGTGTCTCAACCCATATCAACTTGGTATTGGGTCTTATTTCTTTCACAACATTATCTAAATCAGTCGTATCAACAAAACTGAACTCAAGTCCATACTGTCTGAAAATATATTCAAAAATTCTGTATGTGCCTCCATAGATATCCCAGGTTGAAATCACATGGTCACTAGCTTTTAAAAGATTCATCACAGTATTTATAGCCGCCATCCCAGACGCAAATGCAAGCCCATATTTACAGTTCTCAAGACTTGCAATACACTCCTCAAGTGCCTTTCTTGTTGGATTTTGTATTCTACTATATTCATACCCTTTGTGTTTTCCTATACTCTCTGCCAGAGGTGCGACCTCTTGTGCATATGTAGAAGTCTGATAAATTGGGACCACAACAGAGCCTGTTGCCGGCTCTGGCTCCTGTCCTACATGAATAGCTCTTGTCTCAAACTCCATCATTGATGAGGTGCGACCTCGAGTAGACCGAGAATTCATTTTACCTCCTACATAAATCCTTGTGCTTTCATCCAATCATCGTTAAAGATTTTACTCAAATACTTATGCCCGCTATCCGGTAAAATAGCAACTACAATTTGAGGTGATACCTCTTTTTCTTTTTCCAATTTTTTCGCCACTTCAATAGCTGCCCACACTGCTGCACCACTGGAGCCACCTGCAAAAATACCTTCCTCTTTTAAAAGTCGTCTTGTCATAATAAAAGAATCCTTATCCGATACCTGAATCATATCATCAATATACTCAAACTTCATAGTCTCACACAACATCTCCATACCTATGCCTTCAACAAGGTAAACTTTTGGCTCAATAAGTCTTTTATACTTAAAATAGTCACAATATACTGACCCGATAGGGTCTACACCAATTACTTTAATTTCCGGATTTTTCTCCTTTAGAAATTTGCCAACCCCTGAAATTGTACCACCTGTCCCAGCTCCTATAACTACATAATTAACTTTGCCATCAGTCTGTTCCCAAATTTCTGGTCCCGTAGTTTTATAGTGTGCTTCAACATTCTTCTCGTTGTGATATTGATTTATCAAGTAAGAATTGGGTGTTTTCTCAGCAATACGTTTAGCTACCTCATGATAAGACTCAGGTGAGTCAGGTGCAACATCAGTAGGGCAGACTATTACC
Encoded here:
- a CDS encoding 4Fe-4S binding protein, which produces MSKRRIIQILGAVIPNTYVQAFTGKLLYQGVLKGFCVPSLNCYSCPLAVFACPIGTLQHFVVIRQFPFYLIGWLGLLGTLVGRMACGFICPFGLVQDLMYKIRSFKIRLPNWSRYLKYIWLVSVAILIPYFTGEYWFSKLCPQGTLQASVPLVLASQKIRSLVGGATSGSLFVIKVAILCIFLFLFVISKRPFCITTCPLGAIYSIFNKISLIGLRIDKKLCDDCGLCVNVCPTGIKPYDELNHIDCIRCAECKRVCPRNAIRWRY
- a CDS encoding CD1871A family CXXC motif-containing protein, giving the protein MRIRHVLRRFSFFLLLLFFAVFIIGIFRQEISEVLNNAITICLACIGIQ
- a CDS encoding T9SS type A sorting domain-containing protein; translated protein: MYKLMAKAMTVVAIIWLPLLSKIAVAGWEKTYGGPDSDRGYSVAQTLDGGYIITGYTYSFGAGFGNVYLIKVNSTGDTIWTKTYSGTDDDYGNSVAQTKDSGYIIAGATHSYGAGGFDVYLIKVDAQGVEETIKSEIRIPDDEVLEVYPNPFRKKTVIRAQGLGRGLINQTPTLQIYDLTGRLVKSFSLITPQDPSDNHLSLITAVSWDGTDLAGNEVESGVYFCKLIAGDNSITKKIIVIR
- a CDS encoding SoxR reducing system RseC family protein; translation: MEEVGRVIEISGGCTSGEKLAKVEIEPKGFCEKCTARMFCNPHGNKMVVEAVVGTRHGVSLLIKVNELVRIETSPKSTLLSAFLLFILPLVAFGIGFGVVKGIIGTETFGVIGGFVFLIAYLLCLKPLNTKIAKNTKFKPVITEILKVYEKS
- a CDS encoding PLP-dependent aspartate aminotransferase family protein; this encodes MEFETRAIHVGQEPEPATGSVVVPIYQTSTYAQEVAPLAESIGKHKGYEYSRIQNPTRKALEECIASLENCKYGLAFASGMAAINTVMNLLKASDHVISTWDIYGGTYRIFEYIFRQYGLEFSFVDTTDLDNVVKEIRPNTKLIWVETPTNPLLRLVDLEAVAKIGKKYGLITVVDNTFATPYFQTPVDFGIDIVVHSTTKYLGGHSDVIGGAITTNNEKHYKRLKFCQGTVGGVPGAFDSWLVLRGLKTLAVRMKAHFNNAMKVAEFLNSHPKVKKVYFPYLKSAKGATSHPQYKLAKKQMRGMSGMVSFEISGGLDEVKSFLKRIKVFTLAESLGGVESLVEHPSTMSHAVIPVEKRIQMGITDTLLRLSVGIENINDLINDLRTALK
- a CDS encoding cysteine synthase family protein, which translates into the protein MDERERIHLMWYNNILETVGNTPLIKLNRVTRGIKATVLAKLEFFNPGGSLKDRMAIYMVEEAEKCGLLKPGGTIVENTSGNTGVGLAMYAAVKGYKAVFTIPDKMSKEKIDLLKVFGAEVIVCPTDVAPDSPESYHEVAKRIAEKTPNSYLINQYHNEKNVEAHYKTTGPEIWEQTDGKVNYVVIGAGTGGTISGVGKFLKEKNPEIKVIGVDPIGSVYCDYFKYKRLIEPKVYLVEGIGMEMLCETMKFEYIDDMIQVSDKDSFIMTRRLLKEEGIFAGGSSGAAVWAAIEVAKKLEKEKEVSPQIVVAILPDSGHKYLSKIFNDDWMKAQGFM